The following coding sequences lie in one Amycolatopsis cihanbeyliensis genomic window:
- a CDS encoding helix-turn-helix domain-containing protein codes for MQVSGRSLANQPWRDLPVEVATVLRPRLDGIALEMIEVIRQQVRGYRRPLDSAFGRDLVAAVRRALHQFVELIENPDGSQRDNVVFFRGLGRTEFRVGRSMDLLQAAYRVGARVACHRYVEIARAAALPTDTVLSLSEAVLAHINALAEESVRGFADAESQSSGQRSRQRRALAERLLERDPDPAASLEPLAAQAEWALPTSIACLTTRKPSNGDSGVLAELDDSVLVLPRGSELHLLLPDPDANGTLGEVEAALRGRTTVLGPTVPLRKAWLSMNCARLVLRLANRGLADLAGLVPATEHLGNAVLLLANDQISDVLSEHALGSLTALASGKAQRLEETLDALLASWGRSAPEVASTLGIHPQTARNRLRQLDELLGDRLADPTFRFEAEIVLRTRALLRSMQGESPTGAN; via the coding sequence ATGCAGGTGTCCGGAAGATCTCTTGCCAACCAACCGTGGCGGGACCTGCCCGTCGAGGTCGCGACCGTGCTGCGGCCACGGTTGGACGGCATCGCGCTGGAAATGATTGAGGTGATTCGGCAGCAGGTTCGAGGCTATCGCAGGCCGTTGGACTCCGCGTTCGGCCGCGACCTGGTCGCGGCCGTGCGTAGGGCCCTGCACCAGTTCGTGGAGCTCATCGAGAACCCGGACGGCTCGCAACGGGACAATGTGGTGTTCTTCCGCGGCCTTGGCAGGACGGAGTTCCGCGTCGGCCGCAGCATGGACCTGTTGCAGGCCGCCTACCGGGTGGGTGCGCGGGTGGCCTGCCATCGCTATGTCGAGATCGCCCGCGCCGCCGCGCTGCCCACGGACACCGTGTTGTCGTTGAGCGAGGCGGTACTGGCGCACATCAACGCGCTGGCCGAGGAGTCGGTGCGGGGCTTCGCCGACGCGGAGTCGCAGAGCTCGGGTCAGCGTTCCCGACAGCGCCGGGCACTCGCCGAACGGCTGCTCGAGCGCGACCCCGATCCGGCCGCCTCGCTGGAACCACTCGCGGCGCAGGCCGAGTGGGCACTGCCGACCAGCATCGCCTGTTTGACCACCAGGAAACCAAGCAATGGCGACTCCGGCGTCCTCGCCGAGCTTGACGACTCGGTGCTGGTACTGCCCCGTGGCAGCGAGTTGCACCTGCTGCTGCCGGACCCGGACGCCAACGGCACACTCGGCGAGGTGGAGGCGGCGCTGCGCGGCCGGACCACCGTACTCGGCCCGACGGTGCCGCTGCGCAAGGCGTGGTTGTCGATGAACTGCGCCCGGCTGGTGCTCCGACTCGCCAACCGGGGGCTCGCCGACCTGGCCGGTCTTGTACCCGCCACCGAGCATCTCGGCAACGCCGTGTTGTTGCTGGCCAATGACCAGATCAGCGACGTACTGTCCGAACACGCGCTCGGTAGCCTGACCGCCCTTGCCTCGGGGAAGGCACAGCGGCTCGAGGAAACCCTGGACGCGCTGTTGGCATCCTGGGGCCGCAGCGCTCCCGAGGTCGCCTCAACACTGGGGATTCACCCGCAAACAGCACGCAACCGGCTGCGCCAACTCGACGAACTGCTCGGTGACCGGCTTGCCGATCCCACGTTCCGGTTCGAGGCCGAGATCGTGCTCCGCACCCGCGCGCTACTGCGTTCCATGCAGGGCGAAAGCCCGACCGGAGCCAACTGA